One Argiope bruennichi chromosome 5, qqArgBrue1.1, whole genome shotgun sequence DNA segment encodes these proteins:
- the LOC129968862 gene encoding 8.6 kDa transglutaminase substrate-like — translation MQMGFIVFSFVATCLCCVLWNVEGTSMPLCPENCDNFQCSTVPNCQCGSYKGWCGCCSYCYKCPGEICHRLGLNRCAPGSKCMKGADVPGICQMS, via the exons ATGCAGATGGGGTTTATAGTATTTTCCTTCGTAGCAACATGCTTGTGCTGCGTTTT ATGGAACGTGGAGGGTACCAGCATGCCTTTGTGCCCTGAAAATTGTGACAATTTCCAATGTTCGACTGTCCCAAACTGCCAATGCGGATCTTACAAAGGATGGTGTGGTTGTTGTTCCTACTGCtacaaa tgtccTGGAGAAATCTGCCATCGTCTAGGTTTGAACCGGTGCGCTCCTGGTTCAAAGTGCATGAAAGGTGCTGACGTGCCCGGAATCTGCCAGATGTCATAA